The following coding sequences are from one Humulus lupulus chromosome X, drHumLupu1.1, whole genome shotgun sequence window:
- the LOC133804913 gene encoding peroxidase 16-like: MNSPTLFSLSFLFLLLLLSSPSTTGTSHPHTHLRKDYYKDSCPNVESLVRAAVKEKFQRIITTAPATLRLFFHDCFIRGCDASIILFSRNGTGTAEKDNSDNLSLAGDGFDTVIRAKEAVDRVLDCKHKVSCADILALATRDVVKLTGGPFYEVELGRLDGRISTRASVRHHLPRPEFRVHKLKTMFVSHGLNLIDLVALSGAHTIGFSHCNRITKRIYSFNSKTRIDPTLDLQYAKVLQQQCPRNVDPSAVTDMDPTTPQTFDNAYFKNLQQGKGLFTSDQTLFTDKKARNFVDLFASNSTAFEEAFVVAMTKLGRIGVKTGNQGEVRRNCALVN, encoded by the exons ATGAATTCTCCAACTCTGTTCTCTCTATCTTTTCTctttctcctcctcctccttaGTAGTCCTAGTACTACTGGTACTAGTCACCCTCACACTCATCTTCGGAAAGACTACTACAAAGACTCGTGCCCAAATGTGGAGTCATTAGTTCGAGCTGCAGTGAAAGAGAAGTTTCAACGGATCATCACAACAGCTCCAGCCACTCTAAGGCTCTTCTTCCATGATTGCTTCATCCgg GGATGTGATGCTTCAATAATATTGTTTTCGAGGAATGGCACTGGCACAGCGGAGAAGGATAACTCGGATAATCTTTCGCTGGCCGGAGATGGATTTGACACGGTCATCAGAGCAAAGGAGGCTGTTGATAGAGTCCTTGACTGCAAGCATAAAGTTTCTTGTGCCGACATTTTGGCTTTGGCTACTAGGGATGTTGTCAAATTG ACAGGGGGACCATTTTATGAAGTGGAACTGGGAAGACTTGATGGGAGAATCTCTACTAGAGCCAGTGTACGTCACCATCTACCTCGACCAGAATTCAGAGTGCACAAGCTCAAGACAATGTTTGTCTCACATGGTCTCAATCTAATCGACCTTGTTGCACTCTCAG GAGCACACACGATTGGATTCTCCCATTGCAACAGAATAACGAAGAGGATATATAGTTTTAACAGCAAAACCAGAATTGATCCGACTCTTGATCTGCAATACGCAAAGGTGCTCCAACAGCAGTGTCCAAGAAATGTAGACCCTAGTGCTGTCACAGACATGGATCCAACCACACCCCAGACCTTCGATAACGCCTACTTCAAAAATCTACAACAAGGGAAGGGCCTATTCACCTCTGATCAAACCTTGTTTACTGACAAAAAAGCAAGAAATTTTGTGGACCTTTTTGCATCCAACTCCACAGCTTTTGAAGAGGCTTTTGTGGTTGCCATGACTAAGCTTGGCCGTATTGGGGTCAAGACTGGGAACCAAGGGGAAGTTAGGCGTAATTGCGCTCTTGTTAACTAG